In the genome of Vibrio sp. NTOU-M3, one region contains:
- a CDS encoding FtsX-like permease family protein, translated as MAANKSSSMLLTLVWRSLRLRAQRVLVVFMALTVGAAIITAMAGVYFDINQKMSHELRNYGANFFVGPDATATLTTKQYQQIKAEAPKDSLIASSPYLYGMVQAELEKIVLMGIDFSQLKKLVPYWQVEGRWIGVSFDDRNVMIGKKLAEKLELKVGSDLTVYNKSDRYTFKIKGIIESGSDEDNYLIVNLPFVQKWLNKGDEINFAMFSLTNDKGQVGQFESTLKQQYPDLLVRPIRKVSASEGKVLNKIKLLMGIVALVILVLSTLCVNTTMTSMISERRYEFALQKSLGASNQSITRQIVVETLAITFAAVIAGLLIGYVLAQFLGHSVFNATIDLRFPVLVITSLLSFAAALVAATLPTIRAIRIDPAKVLKGD; from the coding sequence ATGGCCGCAAATAAATCTTCCTCTATGCTGCTTACCTTAGTTTGGCGTTCATTGAGATTACGTGCGCAACGTGTTCTCGTGGTGTTTATGGCGTTGACGGTTGGCGCGGCAATCATTACTGCAATGGCAGGGGTCTACTTCGACATTAACCAGAAGATGAGTCATGAGCTAAGAAACTACGGAGCGAACTTTTTTGTAGGACCGGACGCGACAGCGACATTAACGACAAAGCAATACCAACAGATCAAAGCTGAGGCACCTAAAGACAGTTTAATTGCTTCCAGCCCATATCTGTACGGCATGGTACAAGCCGAGTTAGAGAAAATTGTCTTAATGGGTATCGACTTTTCGCAGTTGAAAAAACTGGTTCCTTATTGGCAAGTGGAAGGTCGATGGATTGGTGTCTCTTTTGATGATCGGAATGTCATGATCGGAAAGAAACTGGCAGAGAAATTAGAACTCAAAGTTGGCTCTGACCTGACGGTCTACAACAAAAGTGACCGTTATACGTTCAAGATTAAGGGCATCATTGAGTCAGGTTCGGATGAAGATAACTACCTAATTGTAAACCTACCGTTCGTACAAAAATGGTTGAACAAAGGGGATGAAATCAATTTTGCCATGTTCAGTCTAACGAATGATAAAGGTCAGGTAGGGCAGTTTGAATCGACTTTGAAGCAGCAGTACCCAGACTTGCTTGTTCGTCCTATCCGAAAGGTGTCAGCATCGGAAGGTAAAGTACTCAATAAGATTAAGCTGTTAATGGGCATCGTCGCTTTGGTCATTTTAGTGTTGTCTACCTTATGCGTGAATACAACCATGACGTCGATGATTTCTGAGCGACGTTATGAGTTCGCACTACAAAAGTCTTTGGGCGCATCCAATCAATCCATTACTCGTCAGATTGTTGTTGAAACTCTTGCCATTACCTTTGCTGCAGTTATTGCAGGGTTGCTAATCGGCTATGTGTTAGCGCAATTTCTTGGACACTCGGTGTTTAACGCCACCATTGATTTACGTTTCCCTGTGCTGGTTATCACTAGCTTACTTTCTTTCGCTGCGGCTTTAGTGGCTGCAACGCTTCCAACCATCAGAGCCATTCGTATCGATCCGGCTAAAGTGCTCAAAGGAGATTAA
- a CDS encoding ABC transporter ATP-binding protein, which translates to MSDYAIKTEGLCKVFDQVHALDDINIEVKKGEFVAIMGASGSGKTTLMNILSCLDNPTSGKVFLDGEEADSLDEEGRRAFRAEKIGLVFQQFHLIPYLTALENVMLAQHYHSVPDEEAAKRVLEQVGLGHRFEHLPSQLSGGEQQRVCIARAIVNESPILFADEPTGNLDEENEKIVLDIFQKLHAQNRTIIMVTHNPSLGQYTDRIIRLQHGKYIGEEVLDVA; encoded by the coding sequence ATGTCAGATTACGCTATTAAGACCGAAGGCTTATGCAAGGTTTTTGACCAAGTTCACGCGTTGGACGACATCAATATTGAGGTAAAGAAAGGGGAGTTTGTTGCCATTATGGGGGCGTCGGGCTCTGGTAAAACGACCTTAATGAATATCCTCAGCTGTTTGGACAATCCGACCTCAGGCAAGGTGTTCCTCGATGGTGAGGAAGCGGACAGCCTAGATGAAGAAGGGCGACGAGCATTTCGAGCAGAGAAAATCGGTCTGGTCTTCCAGCAGTTTCATCTCATTCCTTATCTCACTGCTCTGGAGAACGTGATGCTTGCGCAGCATTACCATAGTGTGCCCGATGAAGAAGCAGCAAAGCGAGTGTTAGAACAAGTAGGGCTAGGGCACCGCTTTGAACACTTGCCGAGTCAGCTTTCTGGTGGTGAGCAGCAGCGTGTATGCATCGCTCGCGCGATTGTGAATGAAAGCCCGATCCTATTTGCTGACGAACCCACTGGTAACTTGGACGAGGAGAACGAAAAAATCGTCCTCGATATTTTCCAAAAACTCCATGCACAAAACCGAACCATCATTATGGTCACCCACAACCCAAGCTTAGGTCAGTACACGGACCGAATCATCCGCCTCCAACACGGCAAGTACATCGGAGAGGAGGTGTTAGATGTGGCATAA
- a CDS encoding TlpA disulfide reductase family protein codes for MWHKRRYVIALLAMLALFGCKDQKAQIGQPSPDIAAMNAAQQTVSLESYQGKKIVLEFWSSTCGACIAMMKKWQDVYARRSDEVAVIAINIDDYEVDLNEYATKYGFSFPMVKDQLGITKERFSIGVTPTTYLINRDGKLVDMHIGYSASMDLDKVISQL; via the coding sequence ATGTGGCATAAACGCCGCTACGTGATCGCGCTGTTAGCCATGCTTGCGTTATTTGGTTGTAAAGACCAAAAAGCACAAATCGGGCAACCGAGTCCTGATATTGCTGCAATGAATGCGGCGCAACAAACGGTAAGTCTTGAAAGCTATCAAGGTAAGAAAATTGTTCTGGAATTTTGGTCTTCCACCTGCGGTGCGTGCATTGCCATGATGAAGAAATGGCAAGACGTATATGCACGTCGAAGCGATGAAGTCGCAGTGATAGCGATTAACATTGATGACTACGAGGTCGACTTAAATGAATACGCCACCAAATATGGGTTTTCATTTCCGATGGTGAAAGATCAATTGGGCATCACTAAAGAACGTTTCTCTATTGGGGTGACACCCACAACTTACCTCATTAATCGCGATGGAAAGCTGGTGGACATGCACATCGGCTATTCAGCGAGTATGGATCTGGACAAGGTCATCTCTCAACTTTAA
- a CDS encoding copper chaperone PCu(A)C codes for MLLTKFRPFLTALITVFAMMSSAWATENLQEKVQIESPVIFQLASGAKGTGSKMTIHNNSDEALVINGFKVDEFDKTMLHGTKYEAGKRKMFMVKSITIPAYKKLALTPNTHHFMMFGPKRELELGEYLTMIVNTNQGDFKVIAQVVPRKLK; via the coding sequence ATGTTACTTACAAAATTCCGCCCGTTTTTGACCGCTCTGATTACTGTCTTTGCCATGATGTCTTCTGCTTGGGCGACTGAAAACTTACAAGAAAAAGTACAAATTGAATCACCAGTCATCTTTCAGTTAGCCAGCGGTGCAAAGGGAACGGGTTCGAAAATGACCATTCACAATAACTCGGATGAAGCTTTGGTCATCAATGGCTTCAAAGTGGATGAATTCGACAAGACCATGCTACACGGGACGAAGTATGAAGCGGGTAAGCGCAAAATGTTTATGGTGAAAAGCATCACTATTCCTGCATATAAAAAACTCGCGCTTACGCCAAATACACACCATTTCATGATGTTTGGTCCAAAGCGTGAATTAGAGCTTGGTGAGTACCTGACGATGATAGTAAACACCAATCAAGGTGACTTCAAAGTGATCGCGCAAGTGGTGCCTCGTAAGCTGAAATAA
- the nqrC gene encoding NADH:ubiquinone reductase (Na(+)-transporting) subunit C, which produces MKVRIGLALVAAALFSLSGCSEPEQAKKEPPKLTQLDQRLTLAESAGLMDKRMPMKKLMEQYVSVEVVDLDSGEYRDASMSVDESFSAFPIDPSNAVKLSSRDDLAGIKMRENRLPVYLIKDDNGQVSRIVLPIRGEGKFGLIYGYLALYSDNYHIASLSFYKHGESAGLGAEITDNANWTKQFKGKPLFDQGHPSIRIVQEGRNTQDAYSVDGISGATYTSQGIEHAINFWTGEQGFGKFLIQYASHKHY; this is translated from the coding sequence ATGAAAGTACGAATAGGTTTGGCGCTGGTCGCAGCAGCGTTGTTTAGTTTGAGTGGTTGTTCAGAACCCGAGCAAGCAAAGAAAGAGCCACCTAAATTAACGCAGTTGGATCAGCGTCTTACCCTCGCGGAATCGGCAGGGTTAATGGACAAGCGTATGCCGATGAAGAAATTGATGGAGCAATATGTATCGGTTGAAGTTGTCGACCTTGATAGCGGTGAATATCGGGATGCCTCCATGAGTGTAGACGAGTCATTCTCTGCATTTCCCATCGACCCAAGTAATGCAGTAAAGCTATCTTCCCGTGATGATCTTGCTGGGATTAAAATGCGTGAAAATAGGTTGCCTGTGTATTTGATTAAAGATGATAACGGGCAAGTCTCTCGAATTGTTTTGCCAATCCGTGGTGAAGGTAAGTTTGGTTTGATTTATGGCTACTTAGCCCTCTATAGCGACAACTACCACATTGCGAGTCTGTCGTTTTACAAACATGGGGAGAGCGCAGGATTAGGGGCGGAGATTACCGATAACGCTAACTGGACAAAGCAGTTCAAAGGCAAGCCTTTGTTCGACCAAGGTCACCCATCGATTCGTATCGTACAGGAAGGGCGCAATACACAAGACGCTTACTCTGTAGATGGAATCAGTGGGGCAACCTACACCAGCCAAGGCATTGAACACGCAATAAATTTTTGGACTGGAGAGCAGGGTTTTGGAAAGTTCCTAATACAATATGCCAGTCATAAGCACTATTAA
- a CDS encoding GyrI-like domain-containing protein, whose translation MEITDKTINHAIEYIFNNLTSDLGVEEVASHCNLSKFHFSRLFKKSTGESIYSLIKRLKMEDSAIVLGTNTNNSITNIGLGYGYSSSNYSSAFTKHHGISPAKFRKLKKDKKFDLVSHFDGTKIIYQDFEYYNKNTVIRDLKDIRVLYRRYIGDYGDLIHHWPKFIDEHRSLIHDDSQLIDVCYSDPNITDKSRCVYDICIKIDRDTVLPPDVTTDTRIIKGGKFASYSAKGNPSEIAHDYKGVFNVWLPNSGYSLDNRIRFDSYKVVKPEEQYFEVDINLPVQSN comes from the coding sequence ATGGAAATAACAGATAAAACCATTAACCATGCCATTGAGTACATTTTCAACAACCTCACCAGTGACCTAGGGGTAGAAGAAGTTGCAAGTCATTGCAATTTATCAAAATTTCACTTTAGTCGATTATTTAAAAAGTCTACTGGTGAAAGTATTTACTCGTTAATCAAACGCCTGAAAATGGAAGACAGTGCCATCGTGCTAGGCACTAATACCAACAATAGTATTACCAATATTGGCTTGGGTTACGGATACAGCTCATCCAACTACAGCTCAGCCTTTACTAAGCACCATGGGATCTCGCCAGCAAAATTTAGAAAACTGAAGAAGGACAAGAAATTTGACTTGGTAAGCCACTTCGACGGGACAAAAATCATATACCAAGACTTTGAATACTATAATAAAAATACTGTAATTCGAGACCTAAAAGATATACGAGTGCTCTACCGACGTTACATAGGAGACTATGGTGATCTTATCCATCATTGGCCAAAGTTTATCGACGAACACCGTAGCCTCATCCATGATGATTCACAGTTAATTGATGTGTGTTATAGCGACCCAAACATCACTGACAAAAGTCGTTGTGTTTATGATATTTGTATAAAAATAGATAGAGACACTGTTTTACCGCCAGATGTAACCACAGACACTCGTATTATCAAAGGCGGGAAGTTTGCCTCATATTCTGCAAAAGGTAACCCAAGTGAAATTGCACATGACTATAAAGGCGTTTTCAATGTCTGGTTACCTAACAGTGGTTATAGCTTGGACAATAGAATTAGGTTTGATTCATATAAAGTAGTCAAACCAGAAGAGCAATATTTCGAAGTTGACATTAATCTACCAGTTCAATCGAATTAA
- a CDS encoding penicillin acylase family protein — translation MTQFSQPVPESKTLPYEKQRKFNQVEIAWSDKDVPRIQADNYESLGFGYGYAHARDRLIELVGQAIAMRGQRSKYYGPESFSTLGFLKTTNLNSDLMFKLRVPDEWVKEELERLNPETRDYIFGYVNGLNYFVDNLSETQYQQIIGQEPMVRFEVDDVIRFTMRFGVMKELVEIGPHLVESANCINASIPSDMFSPHNTPVEIEGGFGSNAWAYGGDVVEGGSAILLGNPHSAWQRNPHQLRIYMHQCYLTIPGELDVAGSTFLGFPLPLTGYNADVSWSILDAATVTPYVLQRMEVKLEQDSIKYLVDGDYQSATIRSIEIETLQESGELTIQTYQFAQSHLGTLFKLPQSPNKPAGWYAITNPGERNAKGLDQFLSAAKARSTKEFIEQIEEHRGVLCQLVVADKHGDVGYVVAGNVPPIADEAMANAHVGIEGVAFNVLDGSQTRNSFRDQNQRPLQAAKSFYPNIISRGIIHNTNNSYKYSEFGHQQPNYPSVFGQHKQQRTLAAARLDYDPRLIMSYKRMQEISSNGKISAQQALEVVFDNRNYAAETFLDWILTLEPSDCTASIKQAFQVLASWDRRNNAESRGALLFHQLWSKLVKAKLVRVIGFGDPEVDSEISTTSQSQKVILAALEQSVTELEQLGFALDTEWGSVLYQTADKHPIAMHGGSYEQGLLNGEMPAELTRDGFAYILFGTAYLQLTQWQGGAICPQVLLAHGQRDGVDSKARTCQLQMFLAKELYPMPYSPQQWESVNITNKVTIIGTDPVP, via the coding sequence ATGACTCAGTTTTCTCAACCTGTGCCAGAGAGCAAAACCTTACCCTATGAAAAACAAAGAAAATTCAATCAAGTAGAGATCGCTTGGAGTGACAAGGATGTGCCTCGTATCCAAGCTGATAACTATGAAAGCTTGGGGTTTGGTTATGGGTATGCCCATGCCCGAGATAGGTTGATTGAACTCGTTGGGCAGGCGATTGCAATGCGTGGCCAGCGCTCTAAATACTATGGGCCAGAAAGCTTCTCAACCTTAGGTTTCCTCAAAACGACCAACCTTAATTCTGACTTGATGTTCAAGCTTAGGGTTCCCGATGAATGGGTTAAAGAAGAGCTGGAACGATTAAACCCTGAGACTCGAGATTACATCTTTGGCTATGTAAATGGTCTAAATTATTTTGTCGATAACCTATCTGAGACACAATACCAGCAGATCATTGGTCAAGAGCCTATGGTTCGGTTTGAGGTCGATGATGTTATACGCTTCACGATGCGCTTTGGTGTAATGAAAGAGTTGGTCGAAATTGGCCCGCATCTAGTTGAATCAGCTAATTGTATTAACGCTAGCATACCAAGCGATATGTTTTCCCCTCATAACACACCAGTGGAAATTGAAGGGGGTTTTGGTAGCAATGCTTGGGCCTACGGTGGCGATGTTGTTGAAGGTGGTAGTGCCATATTGCTTGGTAACCCCCACTCAGCTTGGCAAAGAAACCCACATCAATTACGCATTTACATGCACCAGTGCTACCTGACGATTCCGGGTGAACTTGATGTAGCAGGCTCGACGTTCTTAGGATTTCCGCTACCGCTGACCGGGTACAATGCAGATGTCTCTTGGAGCATCTTGGATGCTGCGACCGTGACGCCATACGTTCTGCAGCGAATGGAGGTTAAGCTTGAACAAGACTCGATTAAGTACTTAGTGGATGGTGACTACCAGTCAGCGACGATACGCAGCATCGAAATTGAAACACTGCAAGAATCAGGTGAACTTACCATTCAAACTTACCAGTTTGCACAATCCCATTTAGGAACACTTTTCAAACTTCCTCAATCTCCAAACAAGCCAGCAGGCTGGTACGCCATCACCAATCCGGGGGAGAGGAATGCAAAGGGCCTAGATCAGTTTTTATCGGCGGCGAAGGCTCGCTCAACCAAAGAGTTTATCGAGCAGATAGAAGAGCACCGCGGTGTACTTTGTCAGCTTGTTGTTGCCGATAAGCATGGTGATGTGGGTTATGTAGTCGCGGGTAATGTTCCACCGATCGCGGATGAAGCGATGGCAAATGCCCATGTTGGTATTGAAGGTGTTGCGTTTAACGTCTTGGATGGAAGCCAAACAAGAAACTCGTTCCGTGATCAAAACCAGAGACCACTGCAAGCGGCCAAATCCTTTTATCCCAACATTATCTCTCGCGGCATCATTCACAATACCAACAATAGCTATAAGTACAGCGAATTTGGTCACCAACAGCCTAACTATCCATCGGTATTTGGTCAGCATAAACAGCAGCGCACATTGGCCGCCGCTCGGCTCGACTATGATCCTCGCTTGATAATGTCCTATAAGCGAATGCAAGAGATAAGCTCGAACGGCAAGATAAGTGCTCAACAAGCGCTAGAGGTCGTATTTGATAACCGCAACTACGCTGCTGAGACGTTTCTTGATTGGATTTTGACTCTAGAGCCAAGTGATTGCACAGCGTCAATCAAGCAAGCATTTCAAGTATTAGCAAGCTGGGACCGAAGGAACAACGCAGAGAGTCGAGGGGCACTATTATTTCATCAGCTTTGGAGCAAGCTAGTTAAGGCCAAGCTGGTTAGGGTGATTGGATTTGGTGACCCAGAAGTGGACTCAGAGATCTCAACCACATCACAAAGCCAGAAAGTGATATTGGCTGCATTGGAGCAGTCAGTGACAGAGTTAGAGCAACTTGGCTTTGCATTAGATACTGAGTGGGGGAGCGTTCTCTATCAGACCGCAGATAAACACCCAATAGCAATGCATGGTGGATCTTATGAGCAAGGTCTTCTCAACGGAGAAATGCCCGCTGAGTTAACCCGTGACGGTTTTGCCTACATCTTGTTTGGCACTGCCTATCTTCAGTTAACTCAATGGCAAGGTGGTGCGATTTGCCCACAGGTGTTATTGGCACATGGTCAGCGTGACGGGGTAGATTCAAAAGCACGCACATGTCAGTTGCAAATGTTCCTTGCTAAAGAGCTATACCCAATGCCTTACAGCCCACAGCAGTGGGAGAGTGTCAACATCACCAATAAAGTCACTATCATTGGAACTGACCCTGTTCCCTAA
- the fepB gene encoding Fe2+-enterobactin ABC transporter substrate-binding protein, giving the protein MKKIILILVALLTTATSATALAWPKSFVNADGSTTTIPTKPVRVLSTSVTVTGTLLAIDAPLIATATDTTGGFFGQWQSVADQRSVKKLWPAGSVNLESAYLEQPDLIVVSKSGADSALNQVKEFQSIAPTIIVDYSTQSWQELAKQLGEALGSEKHVEKTVAEFDQLIADAKTQLDLPDGRVNIISYHGPGVTNAVAKSQGAHALLLSALGFEIESPDDSWHTGPTFHSDFVLVNYEKLTELSAETSFLLEASDERAQRLMSDVVLKNLPSVKNEQVYGLGENTFRVDLYSSRDIVKNMLARFGR; this is encoded by the coding sequence ATGAAAAAGATAATTTTAATATTGGTCGCTTTGCTTACTACGGCCACTTCAGCAACCGCGTTAGCATGGCCCAAGAGCTTTGTTAATGCCGATGGAAGCACGACAACGATTCCAACTAAGCCGGTTAGGGTGTTATCGACCTCAGTCACCGTCACAGGGACCTTGCTCGCCATTGACGCTCCTTTAATTGCAACGGCTACTGATACGACCGGGGGATTTTTTGGACAATGGCAGTCGGTCGCTGATCAACGTTCGGTAAAGAAGTTATGGCCTGCGGGGAGCGTGAACCTTGAATCTGCTTACCTTGAGCAGCCCGATCTGATTGTTGTATCTAAATCTGGTGCCGATTCCGCGCTTAATCAGGTTAAAGAGTTTCAATCTATCGCCCCAACCATTATTGTCGATTACAGCACTCAGTCATGGCAGGAACTTGCCAAGCAGTTGGGTGAAGCATTAGGCAGTGAAAAGCATGTTGAAAAGACGGTCGCTGAATTTGACCAGTTGATTGCAGATGCTAAGACTCAGTTAGACTTGCCTGATGGTAGGGTCAATATTATTAGCTACCACGGACCGGGCGTGACTAATGCAGTGGCAAAATCACAAGGGGCGCATGCGCTATTGCTTTCTGCTTTAGGGTTTGAGATCGAATCACCGGATGATAGTTGGCATACCGGCCCAACTTTTCATAGTGACTTTGTACTGGTTAACTATGAAAAGCTGACCGAACTTAGCGCTGAAACGAGCTTTTTACTTGAGGCGTCTGATGAGCGAGCTCAGCGTTTGATGTCTGATGTGGTACTGAAAAACTTGCCCTCGGTGAAAAATGAGCAAGTGTATGGGCTAGGGGAGAACACCTTTCGAGTGGATCTCTACAGTTCCAGAGATATCGTGAAAAATATGCTTGCACGATTTGGTCGCTAG
- a CDS encoding FecCD family ABC transporter permease: MTQLAHPVARRNKRQINLVLMAALISLPALMLISIFVGSRDIAVATTLEALTHFDINNSQHLIVHHLRIPRTLLAVVVGAALGVSGIIMQALTRNPLADPGILGVNAGAMTMIVLGISLFGLTSLSTYVWLGLLGAAITGGMVYLIAGKGRKVDAVRVVLSGTALTIMLLAVTSLITINSDQEVFHQYRHWSIGSLQGRGYDVLYPVSLFIAVGLLLSLALAKPLDSIVLGFEKGLTLGVNPAFVWAGSFVVVTILAGSATAAAGPISFLGLTAPHITKLIVGTDHKKLLPACMLISALLLLIADILGRIVGYPDEISAGIMVALIGGPFFLYLIRR; the protein is encoded by the coding sequence ATGACTCAACTAGCTCATCCCGTTGCGCGAAGAAATAAGCGACAAATAAACCTGGTTTTGATGGCTGCCCTTATCAGTTTGCCAGCTTTAATGCTCATCAGCATATTCGTTGGCTCGCGAGATATTGCGGTGGCAACAACCCTAGAAGCGTTGACTCACTTTGATATCAACAACTCTCAGCATCTCATCGTTCATCATTTGCGAATTCCAAGGACCTTGTTGGCTGTAGTTGTGGGCGCGGCGCTTGGCGTGTCGGGCATCATAATGCAAGCGCTCACTCGTAACCCGTTGGCTGATCCCGGGATCCTTGGTGTTAATGCTGGAGCGATGACCATGATCGTACTAGGCATCTCCCTATTTGGGCTGACGAGCTTATCAACTTATGTATGGTTAGGATTGTTAGGGGCCGCGATTACAGGGGGTATGGTCTACCTTATTGCCGGAAAAGGGCGAAAGGTCGATGCAGTGCGAGTCGTCTTATCAGGTACGGCGTTAACGATCATGCTATTGGCTGTCACTAGCCTAATCACCATCAATAGTGATCAAGAAGTATTTCACCAGTATCGTCATTGGTCGATTGGGTCGCTACAAGGGCGTGGCTATGACGTGCTGTATCCTGTTTCTCTATTTATTGCGGTCGGGCTGTTATTGTCATTGGCATTAGCTAAGCCTCTAGATTCAATTGTGCTGGGCTTTGAAAAAGGCCTGACACTGGGTGTCAATCCTGCATTTGTCTGGGCGGGCTCATTTGTTGTTGTAACAATATTGGCTGGCAGCGCTACGGCAGCCGCGGGCCCCATTAGTTTTCTTGGTTTGACTGCGCCTCATATTACCAAGTTAATCGTTGGCACCGATCATAAAAAACTCCTACCTGCCTGTATGTTGATTTCAGCTTTATTACTCCTTATCGCCGATATATTGGGCCGTATCGTCGGTTATCCAGATGAAATTAGTGCCGGCATCATGGTGGCATTGATTGGTGGGCCATTCTTCTTGTACTTAATTAGGCGTTAG
- a CDS encoding FecCD family ABC transporter permease, with amino-acid sequence MFTVTKMLSSRHLYALRCKSASVVVNIKNVSIAAIMALSLCVLTLFALSVGKLPITVYQVLEILLSSERVEAGFQAKILWDIRLPRVITAVFAGAALGVSGAIFQSISRNPLGSPDIIGFTSGAAVGALIQIIYFAGGSVQVAVGAIVGGLATAVVVLALSYQGGNIKRQNLVLTGIGVGAILSAFNGLLLVKGEIDSAITGNLWLAGSLHARTWEHALPVLIGVVLLLPLVKLFTVAMAGLELGELRAQSIGIRVLKLRLIMTLIGVALAALATAATGPIAFIALAAPQLMVRLRNTANLPIISSALMGALILLIADLTTQLLPIDLNLPIGRVCGIIGGFYLLWLITRSR; translated from the coding sequence GTGTTTACCGTTACTAAAATGCTTTCTTCTCGACATTTGTACGCCTTGCGATGCAAGTCAGCGTCGGTTGTGGTGAATATAAAGAATGTATCGATTGCAGCGATCATGGCTTTGAGTTTATGTGTTCTCACTTTGTTCGCTCTCAGTGTGGGAAAATTACCTATTACTGTTTATCAGGTATTGGAGATTCTATTGTCTTCGGAGCGCGTTGAAGCAGGCTTTCAAGCCAAAATACTGTGGGATATCCGCTTGCCGAGAGTGATCACTGCTGTGTTTGCAGGTGCAGCACTCGGGGTTTCTGGTGCGATCTTCCAATCTATCTCCCGCAACCCATTAGGCTCTCCCGACATTATAGGGTTCACCTCAGGGGCGGCGGTTGGCGCACTCATTCAAATCATCTATTTTGCTGGTGGCTCTGTTCAAGTCGCTGTTGGGGCGATTGTTGGCGGACTGGCAACTGCTGTTGTAGTACTGGCTTTATCTTATCAAGGCGGCAACATCAAGCGGCAAAATCTGGTGTTAACTGGTATTGGCGTTGGTGCAATACTCAGTGCATTTAATGGTTTGTTGCTGGTAAAAGGAGAGATAGATAGCGCTATTACAGGCAACCTATGGTTGGCTGGGTCGCTGCATGCCAGAACATGGGAGCACGCACTTCCAGTACTAATCGGGGTAGTTTTGCTACTGCCGTTAGTAAAGCTATTTACAGTCGCAATGGCCGGATTAGAGCTTGGGGAGTTACGTGCCCAGTCGATAGGCATTCGGGTACTAAAACTGCGCCTAATAATGACGCTAATTGGTGTTGCACTCGCGGCGTTAGCGACGGCAGCGACTGGACCAATTGCGTTTATCGCTTTGGCTGCTCCGCAACTGATGGTTCGGTTAAGAAACACTGCAAACTTACCCATTATTTCTTCGGCGCTGATGGGCGCGCTGATACTACTTATCGCCGACCTTACTACTCAACTATTGCCAATTGATTTGAACTTACCAATAGGAAGAGTGTGCGGAATAATTGGTGGGTTCTATTTACTTTGGCTTATCACCAGAAGCCGATAA
- a CDS encoding ABC transporter ATP-binding protein produces the protein MDGHPTLSAENLTLGYGSKIICEALDVTIPTGQLTVIVGPNGCGKSTLLKSLCRLLKPKQGSVILSGEKIQRMPSKEIAKLLGFLPQSSPTPERVTVEELVARGRHAHQGLFSQWSIEDEQAVKQAMHVTRIEEFAEHTVDALSGGQRQRVWIAMLLAQQTPILMLDEPTTYLDISHQLELLELFKKLKQQLGHTVVAVLHDLNQACRYADNLIVLSGGKIVAQGSPGELMTESLVKQVFGLDSLIIPDPVTNSPMIVPKAPLIPDVV, from the coding sequence ATGGATGGACACCCAACACTTAGCGCTGAAAATCTTACGCTTGGATATGGCTCAAAAATCATATGTGAAGCGCTTGATGTGACTATACCGACTGGGCAATTAACGGTCATCGTTGGGCCAAATGGCTGTGGAAAGTCAACGCTTCTAAAAAGTCTATGCCGCTTGCTAAAGCCCAAGCAGGGGAGTGTCATTCTCAGTGGCGAGAAGATCCAGCGTATGCCTAGCAAAGAGATCGCTAAACTGCTAGGTTTTCTGCCTCAAAGTTCACCCACTCCAGAACGGGTGACGGTTGAAGAGTTAGTTGCACGTGGTCGCCATGCGCATCAAGGACTGTTTAGTCAGTGGAGCATAGAAGACGAGCAAGCGGTAAAACAAGCGATGCACGTAACACGTATTGAAGAGTTTGCCGAGCATACAGTTGATGCTCTCTCTGGCGGCCAACGGCAGCGGGTTTGGATTGCAATGCTGCTGGCTCAGCAAACTCCCATTCTAATGTTAGATGAGCCAACGACCTACTTAGATATCTCCCATCAACTAGAGTTGCTTGAGTTATTTAAAAAGCTCAAACAACAATTGGGCCATACCGTTGTTGCTGTGTTGCATGATTTAAACCAAGCCTGCCGTTACGCCGATAACCTGATTGTGTTAAGTGGTGGAAAAATTGTTGCTCAAGGTTCACCTGGAGAGTTAATGACCGAATCCTTGGTGAAGCAAGTGTTCGGCTTAGATAGCTTAATCATCCCAGATCCAGTCACAAACTCACCTATGATTGTGCCTAAAGCCCCCTTGATACCTGATGTCGTATGA